The Dehalococcoidia bacterium genome window below encodes:
- a CDS encoding cupin domain-containing protein produces the protein MPSQPIAPQNRLFSTPADGDWVAAAAGTIVPPGVTLRVMLVGEHMVMLETRWPKGAVGVLHEHDDHESIGYLVSGRMKLTIGNEERIVEAGSAWLHPPGVLHRGEALEDSVQIEVKSPPRRTW, from the coding sequence ATGCCGAGCCAGCCGATAGCCCCGCAGAACCGCCTTTTCAGCACCCCGGCAGATGGCGACTGGGTCGCCGCCGCTGCAGGAACGATTGTCCCGCCGGGCGTCACGCTTCGGGTGATGCTTGTCGGCGAGCACATGGTCATGCTCGAAACGCGCTGGCCTAAAGGAGCGGTCGGCGTCCTCCACGAGCATGACGACCATGAGTCGATCGGGTATCTCGTCAGCGGCCGGATGAAGCTGACCATCGGCAACGAGGAACGGATCGTCGAGGCCGGCAGCGCCTGGCTCCATCCTCCGGGGGTCCTCCATCGGGGCGAGGCGCTCGAAGACAGCGTTCAGATCGAAGTGAAGTCGCCGCCGCGGCGCACGTGGTAG